The following are from one region of the Polynucleobacter sp. MWH-CaK5 genome:
- a CDS encoding MBL fold metallo-hydrolase yields MTSHDRRNVLKLSLGAVGLLALPQVTEFARAAEDFIRGPRIKDHPIKQLSKHVWMIHSPDGFPTPENQGMMANITFVDTAKGIVVIDTGASVQIGEMAIRMMKTFTKKPVIAIFNSHYHGDHFLGNQAFVEAYGPMPIYAHPHSMKEIKGVEGNAWKNLMERWTNQATAGTKVIPPTHVANNGDVFKYGDVTIKVHHYGIAHTPGDICMEIVEDKVTHVGDIAMDDRIANMDDGSYVGTFKTYKALTQAAGAQLWIPGHGNAKKELLAEYGEFMSGIYETCVKAVQDGVDPSSAKNLVLKDPRVMKYAKRTKGFDGNIGKYTSLAYLEAEKEAF; encoded by the coding sequence ATGACAAGCCATGACCGCAGAAATGTTCTAAAACTTTCCTTAGGCGCCGTGGGTCTTTTAGCTTTGCCTCAGGTCACCGAGTTTGCCAGAGCTGCTGAAGATTTTATTCGTGGACCTCGCATCAAAGATCACCCAATCAAACAACTCAGCAAACATGTGTGGATGATCCACTCTCCCGATGGATTTCCAACCCCTGAAAACCAAGGCATGATGGCCAATATCACTTTTGTTGATACGGCCAAAGGCATTGTGGTGATTGATACAGGCGCCTCTGTACAAATTGGCGAAATGGCCATCAGGATGATGAAGACTTTCACCAAGAAGCCTGTGATTGCCATATTTAACTCGCACTATCACGGAGATCACTTCTTGGGCAATCAAGCCTTTGTTGAAGCTTATGGTCCTATGCCTATTTATGCTCACCCGCACAGCATGAAAGAAATCAAAGGTGTTGAAGGCAATGCTTGGAAGAATTTAATGGAGCGCTGGACCAATCAAGCAACAGCAGGAACCAAAGTGATTCCACCAACGCATGTTGCAAACAATGGCGATGTATTCAAGTACGGAGATGTCACCATCAAGGTTCATCACTATGGCATTGCGCACACGCCTGGCGATATCTGCATGGAAATTGTTGAAGACAAAGTCACTCACGTTGGCGATATTGCCATGGATGATCGCATCGCTAATATGGATGATGGTTCATATGTAGGAACTTTCAAAACATACAAGGCATTGACCCAAGCAGCAGGAGCACAACTTTGGATTCCAGGACACGGCAATGCTAAAAAAGAATTGCTCGCTGAATATGGTGAGTTCATGTCAGGTATTTATGAGACATGTGTCAAAGCTGTTCAGGATGGTGTAGACCCAAGCTCAGCGAAAAACCTAGTACTGAAAGACCCTCGCGTGATGAAGTATGCAAAACGCACCAAAGGATTTGATGGAAATATCGGCAAATACACAAGTCTTGCCTACCTAGAAGCAGAAAAGGAAGCTTTTTAA
- a CDS encoding O-succinylhomoserine sulfhydrylase — translation MSDKKRAPLDIKNLHADTLGVRAGVRRTEFNEHSEAMFLTSSFCFDSAEDAAHGFANAEKGFIYSRFTNPTVAMFQDRLAALEGGESCIATSSGMSAIMTVAMSHLQAGDHVICSRSVFGATIQLFNTILSKFGIETTYVDMANLDSWKAAVKPNTKLFYLETPSNPLTEVGDIAAIAEIAKAAKALYVVDNCFCTPALQKPLELGADVIIHSATKYLDGQGRVLGGAIVGTEEFVLGKVFPYVRTAGPTLSAFNAWVLLKGLETLNLRLEKQSQSALELATWLEKHPSVERVYHPGLTSHPQYELAKKQQRMGGPILSFVLKGGKEAAWKVIDGTKLLSITANLGDTRTTITHPATTTHVRVSPEARAAAGITDSLVRIAVGLENIEDIKNDLLPGLGK, via the coding sequence ATGAGCGATAAAAAACGAGCACCTTTGGACATCAAAAACCTGCACGCCGACACTTTGGGTGTGCGTGCAGGCGTGCGTCGTACAGAGTTCAATGAACACTCTGAAGCCATGTTTTTAACCTCCAGTTTTTGCTTTGACAGTGCAGAGGATGCTGCGCATGGTTTTGCGAATGCTGAAAAAGGGTTTATTTATTCTCGTTTCACCAACCCAACAGTTGCGATGTTCCAAGATCGTTTGGCAGCGCTTGAGGGAGGCGAGTCATGTATTGCTACTTCTTCAGGTATGTCAGCGATCATGACTGTGGCGATGTCACATTTACAAGCGGGCGATCACGTGATCTGTTCACGCTCCGTGTTTGGCGCAACCATTCAGCTGTTCAACACTATTTTGAGTAAGTTTGGTATTGAAACAACTTACGTGGACATGGCCAACCTCGATTCTTGGAAGGCGGCTGTTAAACCTAATACCAAGCTATTTTATTTAGAGACGCCATCCAATCCTCTAACAGAGGTGGGTGATATTGCTGCCATTGCAGAAATTGCTAAAGCTGCCAAGGCGCTTTACGTGGTGGATAACTGTTTTTGTACGCCAGCCCTGCAAAAGCCATTAGAGCTAGGAGCTGATGTGATCATTCATTCGGCCACCAAATACTTGGACGGTCAGGGTCGTGTTCTAGGCGGCGCTATTGTTGGTACTGAAGAGTTTGTTTTGGGCAAAGTGTTCCCTTATGTCAGAACTGCTGGACCTACACTCTCTGCTTTCAATGCGTGGGTTTTACTCAAAGGTTTAGAGACTCTGAATTTGAGATTGGAAAAGCAAAGCCAATCAGCGCTTGAATTAGCGACTTGGTTAGAAAAGCATCCATCTGTTGAGCGTGTGTATCACCCAGGCTTAACTTCACACCCACAGTATGAATTAGCTAAGAAGCAGCAAAGAATGGGTGGTCCGATTTTGTCATTCGTATTGAAGGGTGGCAAAGAGGCCGCTTGGAAAGTCATTGATGGCACCAAGCTCTTATCAATCACCGCCAATTTGGGTGACACAAGAACCACCATTACTCACCCGGCCACAACCACGCATGTGCGCGTTTCACCAGAGGCGCGTGCAGCAGCAGGTATCACGGATAGTTTGGTGAGGATTGCAGTAGGCTTAGAAAATATCGAAGATATTAAAAATGACTTACTGCCTGGTCTAGGCAAGTAA